A window of Methylobacterium bullatum genomic DNA:
CCACCGCGCTGGCGATTTCGGTCCAGGCCACGCCCTCCACGGTGAGCGCGTCCATCAGCTTTTCGAGATCGGAGGCGAGATAGACGGCGTCCGCCGGCGAGGAGGGGACGAGGAAGGGCACGTCGTCGCCCATGGGGAGGAGCTTGCGGTCGACGGTCTCGGCCCAGGCCTGGACGAGGCGGGCGAGAATCAGCCGGCGCTCCAGGGGCGGCATCGCCGGGGCGAGCAGGTCGGAGCCGTTCTCGATCAGGGGATTGGCGGCGACGTCGAGTTCCGCCTCGTCCGCCTCGCCCAGCGGGATCAGGCGCGGCAGGAGCGCGCTGCCGAGTCGCTCGGCCAGGATCGCGGACAGGGCCCGGGTCGCACGCCGCGTCGGCAGATAGAGGGTGACGCTGGCCAGGGCGAAGGGATCGCCGGCGACATCCCCGACGAGGTGGCCGGATATCAGCGCCTCGGCGAGGGTCGGCAGGAACGAGGCGCCGGGGGGGATCGTGAAGACGCGGGACTCCGTCATGTCGTCGTTCCGATCCTGGAATGTCACTGCACCTGCACGCTCGCCTTCACCCGCGCCTCGGCGGCCTCGATCGCCTCCGGCGTGCCGACATGGAGCCATTGGCCGTCGAGGCGCAGGCCGAACAGCCGCTCCCGCTCGATGGCGCGGTCGAACAGCAGGTTGAGGGAGAACGAACCGTCGGGCGTGTCCGCGAACAGCTCCGGCTTGAGGATGGCGACCCCGGCATAGATGAAGGGGGCCACCTCGCGCTCATTCCGGCGCTGGAGGGCGCCACCGGCATTCATGACGAAATCCCCCTTGCCCTCGTAGCCGAGACTCGTCGTCGTGGGCGCGACGAGGAGCAGAATGTCCATCCGCTCCGGCTCCCAGGTCTCGATGAGCCGGCCGAGATTGGGCTGAGGCCCTTCGAGCCAGAACGAATCCGAGTTGAGGACGAGGAAGGGGTCGGTGCCCAGAAGCGGCAGGGCCTTCTTCACGCCGCCTCCGGTCTCGAGGAGGGCATCGCGCTCGTCGGAGATCCGGATCGCCGGCGCCGTGGCGCGACGGGCCAGATGACCTTCGAGCAGGTCGGCGAGGTAATGGACGTTGACCACCGCCTCCCCGATCCCGGCTTCCGCCGCCCTGTCCAGGGCATGGTCGAGCAGGGCGCGACCGGCCACTTCCACCAGGGGTTTGGGCACGGTCGCCGTGATCGGCCGCATGCGTTTGCCGAGGCCCGCCGCGAGGACGAAGGCGCGTTGGATGGCGGATACGGGGCTGTCGGACATTCCGTCGGCGTCTCGGAGGCGAGGACTATGACATTGGGTGCGGCGGCATCGTGAGGAACTCGCTCCTCGGGTCAAGCTCGAAAGCGCGGCCCCGCAGGGCAATCGCCTGCCCTGGCTTTCTCGCCGGCGCCCGCCTCCGCGGGCTCAGGCTTTCGCTCCGCTCGTTGCTTGTCAGAACGTTCGCCCTGACAAGCCCGCTCCGCACGGCGCTCTCACGGGAGTCGCCTCAGGCCTCACCCTCCTCCGCTGGCTCCTTGGCCACGAGATGCGGCAGATGCTCCTCGTGCCACAGACGAATGCGGGTGAGCGCCGGATGGGCGAGGTTGCGGGCGAGATAGCCCTCGATCCGCGGCAGATGCGCGAGATAGGCCGGCTTGCCGTCGCGCTTGTCGAGCCGGGCGAAGATGCCGAGGATCTTGGTGGCGCGCTGCGCGGCCATCACCGCATAGGCCCGCGCGAAGCCCTGCATGTCGAAATCCGGCTCGCGACTGCGCCGTTCACGCACGTAGAGGCCGAGCAGGCGCAGTTCGAATTCGGCCGTGGCGTCGACGCGGGCATCCTGCAGCAGGGAGGCGAGATCGTAGGCGGGATGGCCGAGCACCGCGTCCTGGAAGTCGATGACGCCGATGCGCTCGAGCCCCTCGCGGTCGGGCATCCAGATCAGGTTCGGCGAATGATAGTCGCGCAGGGTCCAGGTCGGACGCTCCGGCTCGACACCGCGCAACACCTCGGCCCAGAGCGCCACGAATTCGGAACGGGCGGGTGCGGGCAGCGAGGCGCCCATCACCGAAGGACAATACCAATCCGGCAGGAGCTCTGTCTCGAACAGTAGCGCTTCGAGATCGTAGGGCGGCAGGACGTGGTCGACCCCATCGGCGACGGGGAGAACCCCGGGGAGTTCGGTGGCGTGGAGCTTGGCCAGGAGGCGCACCGCCTCGGCATAGCGCTCGGGGCGCGGACCATTGGCATCCACCACGGGCTCGGAGCCGAGATCCTCGATGATGAGCAGGCCCTCGTCGAGATCCTCGCCGTAGATGCGCGGCGCCGAGAAACCGAGGGCGCGAAGGCCACGGTCGACGCCGACGAAGGCGTGGACGCTCTCGGCGAGCTTGACGATGGCGCTGTAGGGCTTGCCGTTGCGCACCGGCGGCCCGTCCGGCCGGGCCGGGGAGATCATCAGCACGGCCCTGGTCCCGTCGGGCTTCACCAGCCGCTCGTAGGCGCGGGAGGACGCATCCCCCTGCAT
This region includes:
- the hddC gene encoding D-glycero-alpha-D-manno-heptose 1-phosphate guanylyltransferase, which codes for MSDSPVSAIQRAFVLAAGLGKRMRPITATVPKPLVEVAGRALLDHALDRAAEAGIGEAVVNVHYLADLLEGHLARRATAPAIRISDERDALLETGGGVKKALPLLGTDPFLVLNSDSFWLEGPQPNLGRLIETWEPERMDILLLVAPTTTSLGYEGKGDFVMNAGGALQRRNEREVAPFIYAGVAILKPELFADTPDGSFSLNLLFDRAIERERLFGLRLDGQWLHVGTPEAIEAAEARVKASVQVQ
- the tsaE gene encoding tRNA threonylcarbamoyladenosine biosynthesis protein TsaE gives rise to the protein MSEDGSGEPRRETKAAWAFVLPDEGATEDLGRFLAEFLLPGDIVALSGGLGGGKTTLARALIRELTGEPELEVPSPTFTLIQPYEGKNGRQIVHADLYRLRGPDELVELGFDEMTETAITLVEWPERLGLREGPILSVDLSLRPEFGEGSRFARIDGQGGMRARMQRARALRALLDRSGWDEAERILMQGDASSRAYERLVKPDGTRAVLMISPARPDGPPVRNGKPYSAIVKLAESVHAFVGVDRGLRALGFSAPRIYGEDLDEGLLIIEDLGSEPVVDANGPRPERYAEAVRLLAKLHATELPGVLPVADGVDHVLPPYDLEALLFETELLPDWYCPSVMGASLPAPARSEFVALWAEVLRGVEPERPTWTLRDYHSPNLIWMPDREGLERIGVIDFQDAVLGHPAYDLASLLQDARVDATAEFELRLLGLYVRERRSREPDFDMQGFARAYAVMAAQRATKILGIFARLDKRDGKPAYLAHLPRIEGYLARNLAHPALTRIRLWHEEHLPHLVAKEPAEEGEA